AATCTTACCAGCGTCCCTTTTCAATCAATGGGCGGAGCGAGACTCGAACTCGCAAGGCCGAAGCCGCCGCATTTTGAGTGCGGTGCGTCTACCAATTCCGCCATCCGCCCGTTGTTTCAGCTTCACTATTATACTGAATTGGCTTCGATTTCAACAGCTGAAAATATTCTTGGCTGCTGGCCCAGCGATCGACCTCCCGCGCTCGCAGTACCGGCACCGGATGCGTAAGATCTTGGGTGCGGATTTGCTTGAGCATGTCGCCGATCTGGTCACTGCTGATGGCGTCGTAGGAGCGAGCCTGCTCTAGAAAGGCCTCTACATTGAGCTGGCTAGATAGAGTCGGGGAGCCGCCCGAGAGCTTCATTAGCAAGGAGGCGACAATCCGAGGGTCTTGGGCAACTAGGAGGGCGGCGCGATCGCACGTAAACTCCGCACACCTAACCCACTCCATCATCTGGGTCTGCAAAGCCTGAGCCAACACCTCGCCCATCGGTAGCTGCGTAGCTGCCAGGGACAAGAGATTAGCTAGCGTTAGATAAACCCCGTGGTCACATTTCAGATGGCCCAACTCATGGGCGATCACCGCCTGAATCTCCTCTGGCGTGAGCAAATCTAGCAACGAAGTGTGAACCACAATAAACGGCTGCTTGCCCCGCATGGCAAAGGTATAGGCATTGGGAACCGGATGCTGCCGGACATAGAGCTGGGGCGGCTCTAGATCGAGAACTTCACAGGCTTCTAGTAGCAGCGTGTGGAGCTGAGGCAGCTGTTGCTCACCCACTAGCACACTAGAAGCGATATTCTCTAGGTAGAAAAATTGCTCTCCCAGCGGACCGATCAGATTGCGGATCAGTATGTCTAGTCCTGGAAGCTGCTTGAGGGCTTGAGTCGATTCCTGGTCTAGGGGATGCCGAAACTGGTCTGCCTTAAGCCCCAATAAACAAACTTTCGAACCCATGCTCAGGTGTGGTGACCTCGTAGCGAAGAGCCTATCGGGTATTGAGTCCGTTGAGTCGGAGTGAGGAGAAGGCTAGAAATGAGCCTCAAAGACTCGGCTTGCCTGCTGTACTAGCTCCAATACCTGATGTTGGCTTGATTATTTGGATAGTATAGCGAGGTTTTTGGGCTCTCAGGGGGATAGGGGTGAATGACCTCCCTAATCAAACAGGTAACCAAGCAGGAGCGCAGCGCCTGCGCTCCTGCTCGATGGGTTAGAGGCTGACCTCCGCAGCTAAGGGAGTTGTGCCTGCCTCAGCTGCGGTCACCCGGCTGAGATTTGCCCCCAAGCCGCGCAGCTTGGCCTCTAGGTTCTCGTAGCCTCGGTCTAGGTGGTGCAGCCCTTGGATAACTGTGGTGCCTTGTGCTGCTAGTCCTGCCAGCACCAGCGCTGCAGAGGCCCGCAGATCGGTGGCCAAGACAGGAGCGCCCGACAGACCCGAAACCCCTTTGACAATGGCGCAGGTGCCATTCATCCGGATATCAGCGCCCATGCGGTTAAGCTCGGCTACGTGGCGCAGCCGATTTTCAAACACAGTTTCGGTAATCAGGCTGTTGCCATCGCACAGGCTCATCAGAGCCATAAACTGGGCCTGCATATCCGTAGGAAAGCCTGGGAAGGGGCCAGTTTGAATGTTGATGGGGCGGATGGTATCGCCTGGAATAAACCTTACTCGGTTAGGGCCTTCCTCAACGATGTCGCCCCCAGCCTCGCGCAGTTTGGCGATAACGGCAGTGAGATGCTCTGGAATAATCGGCGACAGGCTGATTTCAGAACGGGTAATTGCGCCAGCTACCAAAAAGGTGCCCGCCTCAATTCGGTCGGGAATGATGCCGTAGTCGGTGCTGTGTAGGCTGGGAACCCCGGCAATGGTGATGGTGTTGGTACCTGCGCCTCGAATGCGAGCTCCCATCGCTCGGCAGAAGTTAGCCAGATCGACCACTTCGGGTTCTTGAGCAGCATTTTCGATGATGGTTTCCCCATCGGCCAGGGTAGCAGCCATCATTAGGGTTTCCGTTGCGCCAACACTGGGGTAGTCGAGGTAGATGTGGGCTCCCTGTAGGCGGCGACGGCTACCTGGAATATAGGCATGAACGGTGCCGTGATCGATATGCACGTCGGCACCCATCGCCTGCAGCCCACGCACGTGCAGCTCAACCGGACGGGCCCCAATAGCGCAGCCTCCAGGCAACGGCACCCGAGCAACGCCCATGCGAGCTAGCAGTGGGCCGATGACAAAGAAGCTGGCCCGCAATCGGCTGACCAACTCGTAAGGGGCTTTGGTGTGACGAATCGTGCTGGCATCAATGTCGAGAGTGTTGCCATCTCTGGAAATTTTCATTCCCAGCGCCAGGAGAACTTCTCCCATACGCTCAACGTCTACCAAAGAGGGAATGTTGCGAATCCGGCACTGCTGAGAGCAAAGCAGGGCACCTGCCATCACAACTAGCGCAGAGTTTTTTGCGCCGCTGATGGATACGTGCCCCGACAAGGAGGCTCTGCCGTAAATTTTCAGCACAGAATCGTCTGCCTCGGGGGAAGCAGGCACGTTGTGCAGACCAGTTGGGGTAGCGATAGGCTTAGCCTCCAAAAACTTAATTAGTGCGACAGAATTTTTTCGTCTAGATTCTACCCGAAACATTCTTGCTCGCTACTGAGTTTTTAACCCGTTTTCGGCAATCTGACCTAATTGCTTGGCTACTTTCTTCTAAAGGCAAAAATCTTTTTCGAAGAAGTACTTGACGAAATGGGTTTTGTGCCGCATATTGATAAATCGCGGCACAAATGCTGCACCGCTAGCGGAACTGGCGGAATTGGTAGACGCGCTAGATTCAGGTTCTAGTGTTCGCAAGGACTTCCGGGTTCAAGTCCCGGGTTCCGCATATAAAACAAGACTGCTTTGCAGTAGTTTTGAACTTTGAAAAGTGCTATTTCGGTAGCACTTTTTTGTTTGTTTTAACGGAAAGAAATGAAGCTTTAGACTTTGTTATATATCGGGCCAGTTCTTCAATAAATTCTGATCAGTCGTTGATCAGTCGTTGGGATAACAGAAGGGAAGGGCTGGTTGTGGGTTGAGGTATCACTTGGGTTGTCACAAGGAAGCGTCGGCGATGTTGACGAGCTTGCAAAATTCTTTGGTTAAACACGTTCGCAAGCTGCACCAGGCCAAAGGGCGACGGGCCTATGGCCAGTTTCTGCTAGAAGGCACTCATTTGGTGCAGGAGGCCTGGGGGACGGGCTATCCCCTGGAAGTGGTGTGTTGCACCCCTGCTTGGGAGAGCCGCTACCCTGACCTGCAGCAGACGCTGGCTGGCTATGCGGCGCGGTTTGAGCGAGTGAGCCCAGAGGTGCTAGCTGCGATCGCAACCACCGTTCATCCCGATGGCGTTGTTGCTGTTGCCCCCCACCGCGCCCCGCTAGCAGCGGCGGCTGCTCCTACTCTGGGTATTGCTGTTGAAACCCTGCAAGACCCTGGCAACCTGGGCACGCTGATCCGTAGCGCTAGCGCTGTAGCCGCCGACGGTCTTTGGCTCAGCGCCGATAGCGTCGATCCAGCCCATCCTAAGGTGCTGCGAGCTTCGGCCGGACAGTGGTTTCGCTGCCCCACGACAGTGAGCCCTGACTTAGCGGCTCAGGTCAACCAGTGGCAGCAGGCAGGCATTCAGGTACTGGGCACCAATGCCCAGGCCGAGGTTGATTACTGGGCGGTTGATTTTCATCCGCCGACTGTAATCCTCCTCGGTAATGAGGGAGCTGGGCTTTCTCCAATCCTGCTAGAGCAGGTTTCGCAGCAGGTAAAAATTCCCCTGAACCCAGCAGTGGAGTCGCTCAATGTTGCGATCGCAGGCACGCTCCTGCTCTACGAAGCCCTGCGCCAGCGAATGGGGAGCGGTTCTTGAAGGCCCGATAGGGTGGAGCCAGACAACGCGTGAGCGTAAGGGCACTCAATTCACGTCTATGGGGTGTTCATGAACTGCTCAATGTCAGCCGCTGCTGCCTCAAGGGCTGCTTCTAGGTCTGACTGCGGCGAGGCTGTTGTCTGAGCCGAGGGTGCCGCCATTGCTGGAGGTGCTGAGGCTGTTGGCTGAGCAGGGGGTGTGGGGGCAGGTGGCTCAACCTCTGCTTCGGCTTTTAAGACGTTTTCTAATTGGCCTAGGGACTGCATGAATTCATCGCTAGAGGCCTGCCGCTGATAATGAGAATGATTTGACATGCAACTCCGCTCCAAACGGAAGGACAGTGGGAAGGCTGAAGCCTAATCCGCTTCAGCTAGGCGTGGGAGGATGTCAGGCAGCTCCCTAAATTAGGGTTTGCCCAATTTGGCGGGTTCTCTAACGCGAGGTTTCTTCTCAAGGGTTCTTCCAAAGATTCCCTCTAAAACAGTTCCCTTGCCCATCAGCGAGGATAGGAGCATACCTTTGGCCTGGGGCAATTCAAGGCCGGCCGGTGACTGGGGTTCACTAAGGCACCTACTGAGATGTTGTCTAAAACGCCGTCTCTAGTCAAGAATGGAAGAGGGCTGATACCCCTGGCTTTCTGTTTACAGAGATTTGTTTGCAGAAATGAGTCAGCCTGGGGTGAGGGCATGTTTAGGTGATGTCTGGGAGAGTGACGTGAGTCAAGCATTCGACTACGATCTGCTGATTATTGGTGCAGGGGTGGGGGGGCACGGAGCGGCTCTCCATGCCGTTAAAAGCGGCCTCAAGACTGCGATTGTAGAAGCCGGAGATATGGGCGGCACCTGCGTTAATCGAGGCTGTATTCCCTCCAAGGCCCTGCTGGCGGCATCGGGCCGAGTCCGGGAACTGCAGGATGCGGCGCATCTCAAGTCTTTGGGAATTCAAGTGGGGCAGGTCGGGTTTGACCGGCAGGCTGTGGCTGACCACGCCAAAAATCTGGTGGGCAAGATTCAGGGCGACTTGACCAACAGCCTCACCCGGCTAAAGGTGGAGACGCTGAGAGGTTGGGCTAAGGTTGCTGGTGAGCATAAGGTGGTGATTGAAACCGCCGAGGGCGAAAAGACGGTGACGGCCCGCGACATCTTGCTGGCTCCGGGGTCGGTGCCCTTTGTGCCACCCGGTATTGAACTTGATGGCAAGACGGTTTTTACCAGCGATGAGGCCATTCGCCTAGACTGGCTGCCCGACTGGATCGCTATCATCGGCAGCGGCTATATTGGCCTAGAATTTTCTGATGTTTATACTGCCCTCGGCTCCGAGGTGACGATGATCGAGGCGCTAGATCGGCTGATGCCGACTTTCGATCCCGACATTGCCAAGATTGCTGAGCGGGTGCTGATCAATCCCCGCGCCATCGATACCCGAGTGGGTCTGATTGCCAAAAAAGTGACCCCCGGTTCGCCGGTGCTGATCGAACTGGCTGACCCTGCCACTAAAGAAACCGTTGAAGTCCTAGAAGTCGATGCTTGCCTAGTAGCCACTGGGCGAATTCCTGCCACTAAGAACTTGGGGCTAGAGTCGCTCGGCATTGAGCTAGATCGGCGTGGCTATATCCAGGTTAATGACCAGATGCAGGTGCTGCGAGATGGTGAACCCGTAGCTCACCTGTGGGCCATTGGCGACTCTACGGGCAAGATGATGCTGGCCCATGCGGCTTCGGCCCAAGGGGTAGTGGCGGTTGAGAATATGTGCGATCGCACCCGCACCATCAACTACCAGAGCATCCCAGCGGCAGCCTTTACCCACCCAGAGGTGAGCTTTGTTGGCATGACGGAGCCCACAGCCAAAGCCCTGGCCGAAGCAGAGGGGTTTGCGGTTGACTCGGTGCGAACCTACTTTAAGGGCAACTCCAAGGCGCTAGCTGAAGGGGAGTCTGACGGGCTAGCCAAGGTGATCTACCGCAAAGACACCGGGGAGATCTTGGGGGCGCACATCATCGGTATGCATGCGGCTGACCTAATTCAAGAGGCGGCCAATGCGATCGCTCAGGGCCAGACAGTCACTGACCTGTCTTTCTGCGTCCACACCCATCCCACCCTGTCTGAGGTGCTGGATGAAGCCTTCAAGCGGGCTGTGGTAGTTCCCTCCTAGCGTTTTCTCCATATCCCTTCGCAGGCCCTCGCAGGATTTATGCACATTCGTCGCCGCCCGCCCAATCCTTCGGTTTCTGTGCAGGCTCTTCAGTATCAAATCCAGGTGCCTGATGCTGAGCCTCGCAACATCTTAGAGAAGATCATTTGGCAAAAAGAGGAAGAGGTCGAACAGCTGCGGCAACAGCAGGCTCTGCCAGAGCTACAGCGTCAGGTGTTAAGTGCGCCGCCGCCTCGGGACTTTGCTGCGGCCTTGCGGCAGGGTAAAACAACCCCGGCCCTGATTGCAGAGGTCAAAAAAGCCTCTCCTAGTAAAGGCGTGATTCGGGAGGATTTTGATCCGGCTGCGATCGCAAGCACCTATGCCAGCCACGGAGCTACCTGCCTGTCGGTTCTAACCGACAAGACCTTCTTTCAGGGTGACTTTGAGTACCTGGCCCAGATCCGGCAGGCGGTTGATTTGCCTTTGCTCTGTAAGGAGTTCATTATCTACCCCTACCAGATGTATTTGGCTCGGGTGAAGGGGGCCGATGCGGTATTGCTGATTGCAGCGGTGCTCTCTGACAAAGATTTGGGCTATTTCGTGCAGATTGCCAAAGCTTTGGGCATGAGCGCCCTGGTCGAAGTCCACACCCTAGAAGAATTAGATCGGGTGTTAGCCATTGAAGCGATCTCTTTGATCGGCATTAACAATCGCAATCTGGCCGACTTTACTACTAGCCTAGAGACGACTCGCCAGCTGATTGCTGCCCGTCGAGCCCAACTACAGGCCCGCAATGCCATCGTGGTCAGTGAATCTGGAATTCACGCGCCAGCCGACCTCAAATTTGTGGCCGAAGTGGGAGCAGATGCGGTGCTAATTGGTGAATCTTTGATGAAGCAGCCCGATCCAGGTCAGGCAATTGTCGATTTGTTTACCTAGTTTCTTCTACGATTACCGTACTCTGCTAATAACCGTATTTGCTGGAGCGCGATCGCAACATGGCTATTCCAGGTATTTTTTACTCAGCGGCTGGTTGACTCTATGGTGAACCCGGAATATCAGATTCCTCTTCCTTCTCACATCCACTA
The window above is part of the Pseudanabaena sp. FACHB-2040 genome. Proteins encoded here:
- a CDS encoding RNA methyltransferase, whose amino-acid sequence is MLTSLQNSLVKHVRKLHQAKGRRAYGQFLLEGTHLVQEAWGTGYPLEVVCCTPAWESRYPDLQQTLAGYAARFERVSPEVLAAIATTVHPDGVVAVAPHRAPLAAAAAPTLGIAVETLQDPGNLGTLIRSASAVAADGLWLSADSVDPAHPKVLRASAGQWFRCPTTVSPDLAAQVNQWQQAGIQVLGTNAQAEVDYWAVDFHPPTVILLGNEGAGLSPILLEQVSQQVKIPLNPAVESLNVAIAGTLLLYEALRQRMGSGS
- the murA gene encoding UDP-N-acetylglucosamine 1-carboxyvinyltransferase, whose amino-acid sequence is MEAKPIATPTGLHNVPASPEADDSVLKIYGRASLSGHVSISGAKNSALVVMAGALLCSQQCRIRNIPSLVDVERMGEVLLALGMKISRDGNTLDIDASTIRHTKAPYELVSRLRASFFVIGPLLARMGVARVPLPGGCAIGARPVELHVRGLQAMGADVHIDHGTVHAYIPGSRRRLQGAHIYLDYPSVGATETLMMAATLADGETIIENAAQEPEVVDLANFCRAMGARIRGAGTNTITIAGVPSLHSTDYGIIPDRIEAGTFLVAGAITRSEISLSPIIPEHLTAVIAKLREAGGDIVEEGPNRVRFIPGDTIRPINIQTGPFPGFPTDMQAQFMALMSLCDGNSLITETVFENRLRHVAELNRMGADIRMNGTCAIVKGVSGLSGAPVLATDLRASAALVLAGLAAQGTTVIQGLHHLDRGYENLEAKLRGLGANLSRVTAAEAGTTPLAAEVSL
- the trpC gene encoding indole-3-glycerol phosphate synthase TrpC — its product is MHIRRRPPNPSVSVQALQYQIQVPDAEPRNILEKIIWQKEEEVEQLRQQQALPELQRQVLSAPPPRDFAAALRQGKTTPALIAEVKKASPSKGVIREDFDPAAIASTYASHGATCLSVLTDKTFFQGDFEYLAQIRQAVDLPLLCKEFIIYPYQMYLARVKGADAVLLIAAVLSDKDLGYFVQIAKALGMSALVEVHTLEELDRVLAIEAISLIGINNRNLADFTTSLETTRQLIAARRAQLQARNAIVVSESGIHAPADLKFVAEVGADAVLIGESLMKQPDPGQAIVDLFT
- the lpdA gene encoding dihydrolipoyl dehydrogenase; this encodes MSQAFDYDLLIIGAGVGGHGAALHAVKSGLKTAIVEAGDMGGTCVNRGCIPSKALLAASGRVRELQDAAHLKSLGIQVGQVGFDRQAVADHAKNLVGKIQGDLTNSLTRLKVETLRGWAKVAGEHKVVIETAEGEKTVTARDILLAPGSVPFVPPGIELDGKTVFTSDEAIRLDWLPDWIAIIGSGYIGLEFSDVYTALGSEVTMIEALDRLMPTFDPDIAKIAERVLINPRAIDTRVGLIAKKVTPGSPVLIELADPATKETVEVLEVDACLVATGRIPATKNLGLESLGIELDRRGYIQVNDQMQVLRDGEPVAHLWAIGDSTGKMMLAHAASAQGVVAVENMCDRTRTINYQSIPAAAFTHPEVSFVGMTEPTAKALAEAEGFAVDSVRTYFKGNSKALAEGESDGLAKVIYRKDTGEILGAHIIGMHAADLIQEAANAIAQGQTVTDLSFCVHTHPTLSEVLDEAFKRAVVVPS
- a CDS encoding M48 family metallopeptidase; its protein translation is MSMGSKVCLLGLKADQFRHPLDQESTQALKQLPGLDILIRNLIGPLGEQFFYLENIASSVLVGEQQLPQLHTLLLEACEVLDLEPPQLYVRQHPVPNAYTFAMRGKQPFIVVHTSLLDLLTPEEIQAVIAHELGHLKCDHGVYLTLANLLSLAATQLPMGEVLAQALQTQMMEWVRCAEFTCDRAALLVAQDPRIVASLLMKLSGGSPTLSSQLNVEAFLEQARSYDAISSDQIGDMLKQIRTQDLTHPVPVLRAREVDRWASSQEYFQLLKSKPIQYNSEAETTGGWRNW